Proteins encoded by one window of Canis lupus dingo isolate Sandy chromosome 10, ASM325472v2, whole genome shotgun sequence:
- the ATP5F1B gene encoding ATP synthase subunit beta, mitochondrial isoform X3 codes for MLGFVGRVAATSASGALRGLGPSPLPQVKVLLRASPAALQSARDYATQTSPSPKAGAATGRIVAVIGAVVDVQFDEGLPPILNALEVQGRETRLVLEVAQHLGESTVRTIAMDGTEGLVRGQKVLDSGAPIKIPVGPETLGRIMNVIGEPIDERGPIKTKQFAAIHAEAPEFVEMSVEQEILVTGIKVVDLLAPYAKGGKIGLFGGAGVGKTVLIMELINNVAKAHGGYSVFAGVGERTREGNDLYHEMIESGVINLKDATSKVSTLVYGQMNEPPGARARVALTGLTVAEYFRDQEGQDVLLFIDNIFRFTQAGSEVSALLGRIPSAVGYQPTLATDMGTMQERITTTKKGSITSVQAIYVPADDLTDPAPATTFAHLDATTVLSRAIAELGIYPAVDPLDSTSRIMDPNIVGNEHYDVARGVQKILQDYKSLQDIIAILGMDELSEEDKLTVSRARKIQRFLSQPFQVAEVFTGHMGKLVPLKETIKGFQQILAGEYDHLPEQAFYMVGPIEEAVAKADKLAEEHS; via the exons ATGTTGGGCTTTGTGGGTCGAGTGGCTGCTACCTCGGCCTCCGGGGCCTTACGGGGACTCGGCCCCTCGCCGCTACCCCAAGTCAAGGTCTTGCTGCGGGCCAGCCCGGCAGCGCTCCAGTCCG CCAGAGACTATGCCACCCAAACATCTCCTtcgccgaaggcaggcgctgccACCGGGCGCATCGTGGCGGTCATTGGTGCAGTGGTGGATGTCCAGTTTGATGAAGGACTACCACCCATCCTAAATGCCCTGGAAGTGCAAGGCAGGGAGACCAGGCTGGTTTTGGAGGTGGCCCAGCATTTGG GTGAAAGCACAGTGAGGACTATTGCCATGGATGGCACGGAAGGCTTGGTTAGAGGCCAGAAAGTCCTGGATTCTGGTGCACCAATCAAAATTCCTGTTGGTCCTGAGACCTTGGGCAGAATCATGAACGTCATTGGAGAACCTATTGATGAGAGAGGTCCCATCAAAACCAAACA ATTTGCAGCTATTCATGCTGAAGCCCCTGAGTTTGTGGAAATGAGTGTTGAGCAGGAAATTCTGGTAACTGGTATCAAGGTTGTGGATCTGCTGGCTCCCTATGCCAAGGGTGGCAAAATTG GGCTGTTTGGTGGTGCTGGAGTTGGCAAGACAGTACTGATCATGGAGTTAATCAACAATGTCGCCAAAGCCCATGGTGGTTACTCTGTGTTTGCTGGTGTTGGTGAAAGGACCCGTGAAGGCAATGACTTATACCATGAAATGATTGAGTCTGGTGTTATCAACTTAAAAGATGCTACCTCCAAGGTAAGTA CGCTGGTGTACGGTCAAATGAATGAACCGCCTGGCGCTCGCGCCCGGGTGGCTCTGACTGGACTGACTGTTGCCGAATACTTCAGAGACCAAGAGGGTCAAGATGTACTGCTCTTTATCGATAACATTTTCCGCTTCACCCAGGCTGGCTCTGAG gtgTCTGCTTTATTGGGCAGGATCCCTTCTGCTGTGGGCTATCAGCCTACCTTGGCCACTGATATGGGTACCATGCAGGAAAGAATCACCACCACCAAGAAGGGATCTATTACCTCTGTACAG GCTATCTATGTGCCTGCTGATGACTTGACTGACCCTGCCCCTGCAACTACTTTTGCCCATTTGGATGCTACCACTGTGCTGTCCCGTGCTATTGCTGAGTTGGGCATCTATCCAGCAGTGGATCCTCTGGATTCTACCTCTCGAATCATGGATCCCAACATTGTTGGAAATGAGCATTATGATGTTGCTCGTGGGGTACAAAAGATTCTGCAG GACTACAAATCTCTCCAGGACATCATTGCCATCCTGGGTATGGATGAACTTTCTGAGGAAGACAAGTTGACTGTGTCCCGTGCACGGAAAATACAGCGTTTCTTGTCTCAGCCATTCCAAGTAGCTGAGGTTTTCACAGGTCATATGGGGAAGCTGGTACCTCTGAAGGAGACCATCAAAGGATTCCAGCAGATTTTGGCAG gtGAATATGACCATCTTCCAGAACAGGCCTTCTATATGGTGGGACCCATTGAAGAAGCTGTGGCAAAAGCTGACAAGCTGGCTGAAGAGCATTCATGA
- the ATP5F1B gene encoding ATP synthase subunit beta, mitochondrial isoform X13 — protein MPWKCKAGRPGWFWRWPSIWVMRTIAMDGTEGLVRGQKVLDSGAPIKIPVGPETLGRIMNVIGEPIDERGPIKTKQFAAIHAEAPEFVEMSVEQEILVTGIKVVDLLAPYAKGGKIGLFGGAGVGKTVLIMELINNVAKAHGGYSVFAGVGERTREGNDLYHEMIESGVINLKDATSKVALVYGQMNEPPGARARVALTGLTVAEYFRDQEGQDVLLFIDNIFRFTQAGSEVSALLGRIPSAVGYQPTLATDMGTMQERITTTKKGSITSVQAIYVPADDLTDPAPATTFAHLDATTVLSRAIAELGIYPAVDPLDSTSRIMDPNIVGNEHYDVARGVQKILQDYKSLQDIIAILGMDELSEEDKLTVSRARKIQRFLSQPFQVAEVFTGHMGKLVPLKETIKGFQQILAGEYDHLPEQAFYMVGPIEEAVAKADKLAEEHS, from the exons ATGCCCTGGAAGTGCAAGGCAGGGAGACCAGGCTGGTTTTGGAGGTGGCCCAGCATTTGGGTAA TGAGGACTATTGCCATGGATGGCACGGAAGGCTTGGTTAGAGGCCAGAAAGTCCTGGATTCTGGTGCACCAATCAAAATTCCTGTTGGTCCTGAGACCTTGGGCAGAATCATGAACGTCATTGGAGAACCTATTGATGAGAGAGGTCCCATCAAAACCAAACA ATTTGCAGCTATTCATGCTGAAGCCCCTGAGTTTGTGGAAATGAGTGTTGAGCAGGAAATTCTGGTAACTGGTATCAAGGTTGTGGATCTGCTGGCTCCCTATGCCAAGGGTGGCAAAATTG GGCTGTTTGGTGGTGCTGGAGTTGGCAAGACAGTACTGATCATGGAGTTAATCAACAATGTCGCCAAAGCCCATGGTGGTTACTCTGTGTTTGCTGGTGTTGGTGAAAGGACCCGTGAAGGCAATGACTTATACCATGAAATGATTGAGTCTGGTGTTATCAACTTAAAAGATGCTACCTCCAAG GTAGCGCTGGTGTACGGTCAAATGAATGAACCGCCTGGCGCTCGCGCCCGGGTGGCTCTGACTGGACTGACTGTTGCCGAATACTTCAGAGACCAAGAGGGTCAAGATGTACTGCTCTTTATCGATAACATTTTCCGCTTCACCCAGGCTGGCTCTGAG gtgTCTGCTTTATTGGGCAGGATCCCTTCTGCTGTGGGCTATCAGCCTACCTTGGCCACTGATATGGGTACCATGCAGGAAAGAATCACCACCACCAAGAAGGGATCTATTACCTCTGTACAG GCTATCTATGTGCCTGCTGATGACTTGACTGACCCTGCCCCTGCAACTACTTTTGCCCATTTGGATGCTACCACTGTGCTGTCCCGTGCTATTGCTGAGTTGGGCATCTATCCAGCAGTGGATCCTCTGGATTCTACCTCTCGAATCATGGATCCCAACATTGTTGGAAATGAGCATTATGATGTTGCTCGTGGGGTACAAAAGATTCTGCAG GACTACAAATCTCTCCAGGACATCATTGCCATCCTGGGTATGGATGAACTTTCTGAGGAAGACAAGTTGACTGTGTCCCGTGCACGGAAAATACAGCGTTTCTTGTCTCAGCCATTCCAAGTAGCTGAGGTTTTCACAGGTCATATGGGGAAGCTGGTACCTCTGAAGGAGACCATCAAAGGATTCCAGCAGATTTTGGCAG gtGAATATGACCATCTTCCAGAACAGGCCTTCTATATGGTGGGACCCATTGAAGAAGCTGTGGCAAAAGCTGACAAGCTGGCTGAAGAGCATTCATGA
- the ATP5F1B gene encoding ATP synthase subunit beta, mitochondrial isoform X14 gives MPWKCKAGRPGWFWRWPSIWVMRTIAMDGTEGLVRGQKVLDSGAPIKIPVGPETLGRIMNVIGEPIDERGPIKTKQFAAIHAEAPEFVEMSVEQEILVTGIKVVDLLAPYAKGGKIGLFGGAGVGKTVLIMELINNVAKAHGGYSVFAGVGERTREGNDLYHEMIESGVINLKDATSKVTLVYGQMNEPPGARARVALTGLTVAEYFRDQEGQDVLLFIDNIFRFTQAGSEVSALLGRIPSAVGYQPTLATDMGTMQERITTTKKGSITSVQAIYVPADDLTDPAPATTFAHLDATTVLSRAIAELGIYPAVDPLDSTSRIMDPNIVGNEHYDVARGVQKILQDYKSLQDIIAILGMDELSEEDKLTVSRARKIQRFLSQPFQVAEVFTGHMGKLVPLKETIKGFQQILAGEYDHLPEQAFYMVGPIEEAVAKADKLAEEHS, from the exons ATGCCCTGGAAGTGCAAGGCAGGGAGACCAGGCTGGTTTTGGAGGTGGCCCAGCATTTGGGTAA TGAGGACTATTGCCATGGATGGCACGGAAGGCTTGGTTAGAGGCCAGAAAGTCCTGGATTCTGGTGCACCAATCAAAATTCCTGTTGGTCCTGAGACCTTGGGCAGAATCATGAACGTCATTGGAGAACCTATTGATGAGAGAGGTCCCATCAAAACCAAACA ATTTGCAGCTATTCATGCTGAAGCCCCTGAGTTTGTGGAAATGAGTGTTGAGCAGGAAATTCTGGTAACTGGTATCAAGGTTGTGGATCTGCTGGCTCCCTATGCCAAGGGTGGCAAAATTG GGCTGTTTGGTGGTGCTGGAGTTGGCAAGACAGTACTGATCATGGAGTTAATCAACAATGTCGCCAAAGCCCATGGTGGTTACTCTGTGTTTGCTGGTGTTGGTGAAAGGACCCGTGAAGGCAATGACTTATACCATGAAATGATTGAGTCTGGTGTTATCAACTTAAAAGATGCTACCTCCAAGGTAA CGCTGGTGTACGGTCAAATGAATGAACCGCCTGGCGCTCGCGCCCGGGTGGCTCTGACTGGACTGACTGTTGCCGAATACTTCAGAGACCAAGAGGGTCAAGATGTACTGCTCTTTATCGATAACATTTTCCGCTTCACCCAGGCTGGCTCTGAG gtgTCTGCTTTATTGGGCAGGATCCCTTCTGCTGTGGGCTATCAGCCTACCTTGGCCACTGATATGGGTACCATGCAGGAAAGAATCACCACCACCAAGAAGGGATCTATTACCTCTGTACAG GCTATCTATGTGCCTGCTGATGACTTGACTGACCCTGCCCCTGCAACTACTTTTGCCCATTTGGATGCTACCACTGTGCTGTCCCGTGCTATTGCTGAGTTGGGCATCTATCCAGCAGTGGATCCTCTGGATTCTACCTCTCGAATCATGGATCCCAACATTGTTGGAAATGAGCATTATGATGTTGCTCGTGGGGTACAAAAGATTCTGCAG GACTACAAATCTCTCCAGGACATCATTGCCATCCTGGGTATGGATGAACTTTCTGAGGAAGACAAGTTGACTGTGTCCCGTGCACGGAAAATACAGCGTTTCTTGTCTCAGCCATTCCAAGTAGCTGAGGTTTTCACAGGTCATATGGGGAAGCTGGTACCTCTGAAGGAGACCATCAAAGGATTCCAGCAGATTTTGGCAG gtGAATATGACCATCTTCCAGAACAGGCCTTCTATATGGTGGGACCCATTGAAGAAGCTGTGGCAAAAGCTGACAAGCTGGCTGAAGAGCATTCATGA
- the ATP5F1B gene encoding ATP synthase subunit beta, mitochondrial isoform X15, which yields MPWKCKAGRPGWFWRWPSIWVMRTIAMDGTEGLVRGQKVLDSGAPIKIPVGPETLGRIMNVIGEPIDERGPIKTKQFAAIHAEAPEFVEMSVEQEILVTGIKVVDLLAPYAKGGKIGLFGGAGVGKTVLIMELINNVAKAHGGYSVFAGVGERTREGNDLYHEMIESGVINLKDATSKVALVYGQMNEPPGARARVALTGLTVAEYFRDQEGQDVLLFIDNIFRFTQAGSEVSALLGRIPSAVGYQPTLATDMGTMQERITTTKKGSITSAIYVPADDLTDPAPATTFAHLDATTVLSRAIAELGIYPAVDPLDSTSRIMDPNIVGNEHYDVARGVQKILQDYKSLQDIIAILGMDELSEEDKLTVSRARKIQRFLSQPFQVAEVFTGHMGKLVPLKETIKGFQQILAGEYDHLPEQAFYMVGPIEEAVAKADKLAEEHS from the exons ATGCCCTGGAAGTGCAAGGCAGGGAGACCAGGCTGGTTTTGGAGGTGGCCCAGCATTTGGGTAA TGAGGACTATTGCCATGGATGGCACGGAAGGCTTGGTTAGAGGCCAGAAAGTCCTGGATTCTGGTGCACCAATCAAAATTCCTGTTGGTCCTGAGACCTTGGGCAGAATCATGAACGTCATTGGAGAACCTATTGATGAGAGAGGTCCCATCAAAACCAAACA ATTTGCAGCTATTCATGCTGAAGCCCCTGAGTTTGTGGAAATGAGTGTTGAGCAGGAAATTCTGGTAACTGGTATCAAGGTTGTGGATCTGCTGGCTCCCTATGCCAAGGGTGGCAAAATTG GGCTGTTTGGTGGTGCTGGAGTTGGCAAGACAGTACTGATCATGGAGTTAATCAACAATGTCGCCAAAGCCCATGGTGGTTACTCTGTGTTTGCTGGTGTTGGTGAAAGGACCCGTGAAGGCAATGACTTATACCATGAAATGATTGAGTCTGGTGTTATCAACTTAAAAGATGCTACCTCCAAG GTAGCGCTGGTGTACGGTCAAATGAATGAACCGCCTGGCGCTCGCGCCCGGGTGGCTCTGACTGGACTGACTGTTGCCGAATACTTCAGAGACCAAGAGGGTCAAGATGTACTGCTCTTTATCGATAACATTTTCCGCTTCACCCAGGCTGGCTCTGAG gtgTCTGCTTTATTGGGCAGGATCCCTTCTGCTGTGGGCTATCAGCCTACCTTGGCCACTGATATGGGTACCATGCAGGAAAGAATCACCACCACCAAGAAGGGATCTATTACCTCT GCTATCTATGTGCCTGCTGATGACTTGACTGACCCTGCCCCTGCAACTACTTTTGCCCATTTGGATGCTACCACTGTGCTGTCCCGTGCTATTGCTGAGTTGGGCATCTATCCAGCAGTGGATCCTCTGGATTCTACCTCTCGAATCATGGATCCCAACATTGTTGGAAATGAGCATTATGATGTTGCTCGTGGGGTACAAAAGATTCTGCAG GACTACAAATCTCTCCAGGACATCATTGCCATCCTGGGTATGGATGAACTTTCTGAGGAAGACAAGTTGACTGTGTCCCGTGCACGGAAAATACAGCGTTTCTTGTCTCAGCCATTCCAAGTAGCTGAGGTTTTCACAGGTCATATGGGGAAGCTGGTACCTCTGAAGGAGACCATCAAAGGATTCCAGCAGATTTTGGCAG gtGAATATGACCATCTTCCAGAACAGGCCTTCTATATGGTGGGACCCATTGAAGAAGCTGTGGCAAAAGCTGACAAGCTGGCTGAAGAGCATTCATGA
- the ATP5F1B gene encoding ATP synthase subunit beta, mitochondrial isoform X4, with product MLGFVGRVAATSASGALRGLGPSPLPQVKVLLRASPAALQSGEDYATQTSPSPKAGAATGRIVAVIGAVVDVQFDEGLPPILNALEVQGRETRLVLEVAQHLGESTVRTIAMDGTEGLVRGQKVLDSGAPIKIPVGPETLGRIMNVIGEPIDERGPIKTKQFAAIHAEAPEFVEMSVEQEILVTGIKVVDLLAPYAKGGKIGLFGGAGVGKTVLIMELINNVAKAHGGYSVFAGVGERTREGNDLYHEMIESGVINLKDATSKVSTLVYGQMNEPPGARARVALTGLTVAEYFRDQEGQDVLLFIDNIFRFTQAGSEVSALLGRIPSAVGYQPTLATDMGTMQERITTTKKGSITSVQAIYVPADDLTDPAPATTFAHLDATTVLSRAIAELGIYPAVDPLDSTSRIMDPNIVGNEHYDVARGVQKILQDYKSLQDIIAILGMDELSEEDKLTVSRARKIQRFLSQPFQVAEVFTGHMGKLVPLKETIKGFQQILAGEYDHLPEQAFYMVGPIEEAVAKADKLAEEHS from the exons ATGTTGGGCTTTGTGGGTCGAGTGGCTGCTACCTCGGCCTCCGGGGCCTTACGGGGACTCGGCCCCTCGCCGCTACCCCAAGTCAAGGTCTTGCTGCGGGCCAGCCCGGCAGCGCTCCAGTCCGGTGA AGACTATGCCACCCAAACATCTCCTtcgccgaaggcaggcgctgccACCGGGCGCATCGTGGCGGTCATTGGTGCAGTGGTGGATGTCCAGTTTGATGAAGGACTACCACCCATCCTAAATGCCCTGGAAGTGCAAGGCAGGGAGACCAGGCTGGTTTTGGAGGTGGCCCAGCATTTGG GTGAAAGCACAGTGAGGACTATTGCCATGGATGGCACGGAAGGCTTGGTTAGAGGCCAGAAAGTCCTGGATTCTGGTGCACCAATCAAAATTCCTGTTGGTCCTGAGACCTTGGGCAGAATCATGAACGTCATTGGAGAACCTATTGATGAGAGAGGTCCCATCAAAACCAAACA ATTTGCAGCTATTCATGCTGAAGCCCCTGAGTTTGTGGAAATGAGTGTTGAGCAGGAAATTCTGGTAACTGGTATCAAGGTTGTGGATCTGCTGGCTCCCTATGCCAAGGGTGGCAAAATTG GGCTGTTTGGTGGTGCTGGAGTTGGCAAGACAGTACTGATCATGGAGTTAATCAACAATGTCGCCAAAGCCCATGGTGGTTACTCTGTGTTTGCTGGTGTTGGTGAAAGGACCCGTGAAGGCAATGACTTATACCATGAAATGATTGAGTCTGGTGTTATCAACTTAAAAGATGCTACCTCCAAGGTAAGTA CGCTGGTGTACGGTCAAATGAATGAACCGCCTGGCGCTCGCGCCCGGGTGGCTCTGACTGGACTGACTGTTGCCGAATACTTCAGAGACCAAGAGGGTCAAGATGTACTGCTCTTTATCGATAACATTTTCCGCTTCACCCAGGCTGGCTCTGAG gtgTCTGCTTTATTGGGCAGGATCCCTTCTGCTGTGGGCTATCAGCCTACCTTGGCCACTGATATGGGTACCATGCAGGAAAGAATCACCACCACCAAGAAGGGATCTATTACCTCTGTACAG GCTATCTATGTGCCTGCTGATGACTTGACTGACCCTGCCCCTGCAACTACTTTTGCCCATTTGGATGCTACCACTGTGCTGTCCCGTGCTATTGCTGAGTTGGGCATCTATCCAGCAGTGGATCCTCTGGATTCTACCTCTCGAATCATGGATCCCAACATTGTTGGAAATGAGCATTATGATGTTGCTCGTGGGGTACAAAAGATTCTGCAG GACTACAAATCTCTCCAGGACATCATTGCCATCCTGGGTATGGATGAACTTTCTGAGGAAGACAAGTTGACTGTGTCCCGTGCACGGAAAATACAGCGTTTCTTGTCTCAGCCATTCCAAGTAGCTGAGGTTTTCACAGGTCATATGGGGAAGCTGGTACCTCTGAAGGAGACCATCAAAGGATTCCAGCAGATTTTGGCAG gtGAATATGACCATCTTCCAGAACAGGCCTTCTATATGGTGGGACCCATTGAAGAAGCTGTGGCAAAAGCTGACAAGCTGGCTGAAGAGCATTCATGA
- the ATP5F1B gene encoding ATP synthase subunit beta, mitochondrial isoform X7, whose translation MLGFVGRVAATSASGALRGLGPSPLPQVKVLLRASPAALQSGEDYATQTSPSPKAGAATGRIVAVIGAVVDVQFDEGLPPILNALEVQGRETRLVLEVAQHLGESTVRTIAMDGTEGLVRGQKVLDSGAPIKIPVGPETLGRIMNVIGEPIDERGPIKTKQFAAIHAEAPEFVEMSVEQEILVTGIKVVDLLAPYAKGGKIGLFGGAGVGKTVLIMELINNVAKAHGGYSVFAGVGERTREGNDLYHEMIESGVINLKDATSKVALVYGQMNEPPGARARVALTGLTVAEYFRDQEGQDVLLFIDNIFRFTQAGSEVSALLGRIPSAVGYQPTLATDMGTMQERITTTKKGSITSVQAIYVPADDLTDPAPATTFAHLDATTVLSRAIAELGIYPAVDPLDSTSRIMDPNIVGNEHYDVARGVQKILQDYKSLQDIIAILGMDELSEEDKLTVSRARKIQRFLSQPFQVAEVFTGHMGKLVPLKETIKGFQQILAGEYDHLPEQAFYMVGPIEEAVAKADKLAEEHS comes from the exons ATGTTGGGCTTTGTGGGTCGAGTGGCTGCTACCTCGGCCTCCGGGGCCTTACGGGGACTCGGCCCCTCGCCGCTACCCCAAGTCAAGGTCTTGCTGCGGGCCAGCCCGGCAGCGCTCCAGTCCGGTGA AGACTATGCCACCCAAACATCTCCTtcgccgaaggcaggcgctgccACCGGGCGCATCGTGGCGGTCATTGGTGCAGTGGTGGATGTCCAGTTTGATGAAGGACTACCACCCATCCTAAATGCCCTGGAAGTGCAAGGCAGGGAGACCAGGCTGGTTTTGGAGGTGGCCCAGCATTTGG GTGAAAGCACAGTGAGGACTATTGCCATGGATGGCACGGAAGGCTTGGTTAGAGGCCAGAAAGTCCTGGATTCTGGTGCACCAATCAAAATTCCTGTTGGTCCTGAGACCTTGGGCAGAATCATGAACGTCATTGGAGAACCTATTGATGAGAGAGGTCCCATCAAAACCAAACA ATTTGCAGCTATTCATGCTGAAGCCCCTGAGTTTGTGGAAATGAGTGTTGAGCAGGAAATTCTGGTAACTGGTATCAAGGTTGTGGATCTGCTGGCTCCCTATGCCAAGGGTGGCAAAATTG GGCTGTTTGGTGGTGCTGGAGTTGGCAAGACAGTACTGATCATGGAGTTAATCAACAATGTCGCCAAAGCCCATGGTGGTTACTCTGTGTTTGCTGGTGTTGGTGAAAGGACCCGTGAAGGCAATGACTTATACCATGAAATGATTGAGTCTGGTGTTATCAACTTAAAAGATGCTACCTCCAAG GTAGCGCTGGTGTACGGTCAAATGAATGAACCGCCTGGCGCTCGCGCCCGGGTGGCTCTGACTGGACTGACTGTTGCCGAATACTTCAGAGACCAAGAGGGTCAAGATGTACTGCTCTTTATCGATAACATTTTCCGCTTCACCCAGGCTGGCTCTGAG gtgTCTGCTTTATTGGGCAGGATCCCTTCTGCTGTGGGCTATCAGCCTACCTTGGCCACTGATATGGGTACCATGCAGGAAAGAATCACCACCACCAAGAAGGGATCTATTACCTCTGTACAG GCTATCTATGTGCCTGCTGATGACTTGACTGACCCTGCCCCTGCAACTACTTTTGCCCATTTGGATGCTACCACTGTGCTGTCCCGTGCTATTGCTGAGTTGGGCATCTATCCAGCAGTGGATCCTCTGGATTCTACCTCTCGAATCATGGATCCCAACATTGTTGGAAATGAGCATTATGATGTTGCTCGTGGGGTACAAAAGATTCTGCAG GACTACAAATCTCTCCAGGACATCATTGCCATCCTGGGTATGGATGAACTTTCTGAGGAAGACAAGTTGACTGTGTCCCGTGCACGGAAAATACAGCGTTTCTTGTCTCAGCCATTCCAAGTAGCTGAGGTTTTCACAGGTCATATGGGGAAGCTGGTACCTCTGAAGGAGACCATCAAAGGATTCCAGCAGATTTTGGCAG gtGAATATGACCATCTTCCAGAACAGGCCTTCTATATGGTGGGACCCATTGAAGAAGCTGTGGCAAAAGCTGACAAGCTGGCTGAAGAGCATTCATGA
- the ATP5F1B gene encoding ATP synthase subunit beta, mitochondrial isoform X5, whose protein sequence is MLGFVGRVAATSASGALRGLGPSPLPQVKVLLRASPAALQSARDYATQTSPSPKAGAATGRIVAVIGAVVDVQFDEGLPPILNALEVQGRETRLVLEVAQHLGESTVRTIAMDGTEGLVRGQKVLDSGAPIKIPVGPETLGRIMNVIGEPIDERGPIKTKQFAAIHAEAPEFVEMSVEQEILVTGIKVVDLLAPYAKGGKIGLFGGAGVGKTVLIMELINNVAKAHGGYSVFAGVGERTREGNDLYHEMIESGVINLKDATSKVALVYGQMNEPPGARARVALTGLTVAEYFRDQEGQDVLLFIDNIFRFTQAGSEVSALLGRIPSAVGYQPTLATDMGTMQERITTTKKGSITSVQAIYVPADDLTDPAPATTFAHLDATTVLSRAIAELGIYPAVDPLDSTSRIMDPNIVGNEHYDVARGVQKILQDYKSLQDIIAILGMDELSEEDKLTVSRARKIQRFLSQPFQVAEVFTGHMGKLVPLKETIKGFQQILAGEYDHLPEQAFYMVGPIEEAVAKADKLAEEHS, encoded by the exons ATGTTGGGCTTTGTGGGTCGAGTGGCTGCTACCTCGGCCTCCGGGGCCTTACGGGGACTCGGCCCCTCGCCGCTACCCCAAGTCAAGGTCTTGCTGCGGGCCAGCCCGGCAGCGCTCCAGTCCG CCAGAGACTATGCCACCCAAACATCTCCTtcgccgaaggcaggcgctgccACCGGGCGCATCGTGGCGGTCATTGGTGCAGTGGTGGATGTCCAGTTTGATGAAGGACTACCACCCATCCTAAATGCCCTGGAAGTGCAAGGCAGGGAGACCAGGCTGGTTTTGGAGGTGGCCCAGCATTTGG GTGAAAGCACAGTGAGGACTATTGCCATGGATGGCACGGAAGGCTTGGTTAGAGGCCAGAAAGTCCTGGATTCTGGTGCACCAATCAAAATTCCTGTTGGTCCTGAGACCTTGGGCAGAATCATGAACGTCATTGGAGAACCTATTGATGAGAGAGGTCCCATCAAAACCAAACA ATTTGCAGCTATTCATGCTGAAGCCCCTGAGTTTGTGGAAATGAGTGTTGAGCAGGAAATTCTGGTAACTGGTATCAAGGTTGTGGATCTGCTGGCTCCCTATGCCAAGGGTGGCAAAATTG GGCTGTTTGGTGGTGCTGGAGTTGGCAAGACAGTACTGATCATGGAGTTAATCAACAATGTCGCCAAAGCCCATGGTGGTTACTCTGTGTTTGCTGGTGTTGGTGAAAGGACCCGTGAAGGCAATGACTTATACCATGAAATGATTGAGTCTGGTGTTATCAACTTAAAAGATGCTACCTCCAAG GTAGCGCTGGTGTACGGTCAAATGAATGAACCGCCTGGCGCTCGCGCCCGGGTGGCTCTGACTGGACTGACTGTTGCCGAATACTTCAGAGACCAAGAGGGTCAAGATGTACTGCTCTTTATCGATAACATTTTCCGCTTCACCCAGGCTGGCTCTGAG gtgTCTGCTTTATTGGGCAGGATCCCTTCTGCTGTGGGCTATCAGCCTACCTTGGCCACTGATATGGGTACCATGCAGGAAAGAATCACCACCACCAAGAAGGGATCTATTACCTCTGTACAG GCTATCTATGTGCCTGCTGATGACTTGACTGACCCTGCCCCTGCAACTACTTTTGCCCATTTGGATGCTACCACTGTGCTGTCCCGTGCTATTGCTGAGTTGGGCATCTATCCAGCAGTGGATCCTCTGGATTCTACCTCTCGAATCATGGATCCCAACATTGTTGGAAATGAGCATTATGATGTTGCTCGTGGGGTACAAAAGATTCTGCAG GACTACAAATCTCTCCAGGACATCATTGCCATCCTGGGTATGGATGAACTTTCTGAGGAAGACAAGTTGACTGTGTCCCGTGCACGGAAAATACAGCGTTTCTTGTCTCAGCCATTCCAAGTAGCTGAGGTTTTCACAGGTCATATGGGGAAGCTGGTACCTCTGAAGGAGACCATCAAAGGATTCCAGCAGATTTTGGCAG gtGAATATGACCATCTTCCAGAACAGGCCTTCTATATGGTGGGACCCATTGAAGAAGCTGTGGCAAAAGCTGACAAGCTGGCTGAAGAGCATTCATGA